In the Neodiprion virginianus isolate iyNeoVirg1 chromosome 2, iyNeoVirg1.1, whole genome shotgun sequence genome, TAGATAAGCTATTACGGTAAATAAGAGTTTTCGAGTTGAACATTTCGCAGTTAGTACGATCTCGATTGGCATACTTTCATATACATGATGGTATCCTATGTGCTCTCTCTAGAGGTTCTTCCAAAAATGTAGGGACAGGAGGCTAAACTCCCAAACTCAAACTtgttctcaaattttcagataaaCTCATTAGCATGATTTCCTCCAGTTCATGTGTTCCTATCAAAGCATGATAACCTACAGATGAACTCGGAAAATGGAGTGAATGGTCGTTTTAATCAGTTTACTGATTTTGGATTTTGTTTCGATTTCACATGTCGATACAGAGCACATATAATGAGTGCGGCCATAGAGGCAATCTGTATTATTGTGTCAATGTTCAAAAATAAGGTCTCatcttgtaaaaaatttggtcAAGTCGAGCCTCTTATCGTTGCTTTCTTGGATTCTTCTGTGAACAGTGTTCATAACTTACTTGACAATGCTCACTGTGATCGTGCTTCTAAATAATGTTCAAATTGTTGAAACGTTCAAGCGCAGTCAAACTTCTTCaagttattatatataatggCACACTTTTGTGATGCATTCAGTCTTAAAACTAGTCATCTACTATGTAGAAATTCTTCACAATCTAATCtattatacttatacatataataaccgatatgttaattattatagtaaATTATATTAGTTTAGTacaacttttattattattattattattattaccatttaTCTATGAACatgttgaaacattttttctgttttgttacaaaaaaacaaaaataaatgaatgaagaaTGCCTTTTTTGTCATTGTGTAGTTGAATAAGATAACACTTTTTTCAACCAGTGAATATAATGCAATTTTTATGCAGCATCAATTATCCAATGAAAATCAGTCAAAAATTCATTGTATCTTAATGGTATGTATTCACTATTTTATGGGacttgacaaattttttatcataactttgtttcgtaaaattgaaaattatgagcAAATGAGATTCATGGGGTGACAAATCGGATATGAGCACATTAATCATCACTTTAGGAGAATATTTGTAAGTTTTATCAAACAAATGTGTACTCGAAAGACTGTTGGTTATTATGAATGAGAAAGATTTTATCTCGAACACAGTTCACACCATGCTGAGGATATCAATGAATCAGCAACTTAAATGCTCTCCTGAACCTAAAATTATGTTGTATGACTAACATAGAAGTTTGCTTACCCAAACTCTATTTTTAGAATTCATACATTCTCTACTTTTTGTTAGTTCCAAATTACACTTGTCGTACAAATGTTATGTAGCAATGGGTACATTGTTATATAAATTAACATTTGCAAATTGTCGGttatacttatatgtataattatgcGTACATATGCATCATTTTCTATGGTTTCTTATAGTATTGAGAtagatatttgaattattaatcTATATCCAGATACTCATAGAAAACAGACATTAATATCAAAGCACTTGTGAACCTTTCAAGATTTGTGACATGAATAGCGGGTTTCAGGAATCTAGATAGCAGATACAAGATGCAAGATACTTTCCAAGAGTGCAAATTAGTGTAACATTGAGGTCACACAATCCCGGTAGAGGACGTTTGATATTGATATAGGGGAGGTTTTCAACGTATACGCGGTCTTCACGAGatctataatatatttattattcaacatGACTAAAAAGGATTATGTAAATAAATCCTTACACCGGCACGCTTACGCAAATCTAGCGTTACCTGCTGGCAGGATTCTTTCCTTTGATCTAAATTACAGCAACCCATCATACATATTACACTAGTTAGGCTGAAAAAgactaaatatatatatacacacacacacacacttatatatatatatatacacaacgCTTTGTTGGTCGATTAGAAATAAGGAAACAAAGGGTATCGcgtaattttctatttaattCATCagtaattttgtttctttttaccATGTTTCAACGTATCGTGCATATCGCATGTTACACACAATAATATATCTAGTCTACAGGTTCAGAATTCTGACCGGTAAACACGACAGGTctataatttacaaaaaaatacgtatgtaACGCGGTGGAAGCTGCGTATAGGAAAAGACCTAAAACTTggtaaaatcaataatttagCTACGGTCGCGGGGCGAGGGCCCCGAACGAGGCGGGGCATGGGGATTGGGGATCAGGCAGGCAGGGGCGGCGGCGGGGGCGACGTCGTCGTCGGCCGTCGAGAAGAGGCAGGCTGGCAGGTCGCGCATGGCTGCCCGCGGCTCCGTCACGTCGGAGGCTCCCTTCATTTTTCCTTACTTTTTCACGGCGAGCGTTACTTCCTCGTAATTATTTGTCAGTACAGTTATTCGGGCGTTATACGGGTGCGGATACACACGTAGAGCCTGTCGCGACCTTACGACAGTCTAGCCGAGgtgttaaaataatttcgcgAAGTATTCCTTTCCTTATTTCTACGAAATCGTCACCAGCTACCCACATACATGTCGGCCATTTTGCTGAACACTGGCCGTGATCTGACAGCGGTGTCTTAATGCAGTTTCCGCAGTCATTCCCCAACTTGTGCGAGGTTTTGGAGCACCTAATTAAATTAACTAAGTGCAATTCTTACCGTGTagattattaatattataaacaaCGATGGCCACCGATCAGCCGAGGGAGCGAGAAATCGCTGCCGAAGACAGCATTAAAGTTGTGTGCCGTTTTCGACCGCTCAATGACTCCGAAGAAAAGGCTGGGTCGAAATTCGTTGTCAAATTTCCATCCGGCGGAGAGGAAAACTGTATTTCGATTGGGGTACGTCTCATAAATATCATCGATAATTCACCTAATCAGAGTCAACTTGGAGCATACGTTAACCTCAAAAAGTTATATTTCCACACGTTAATAATATGACAGAACTCAGCTGACAGCTGTCTAATTGTATTATAATCCTAATAAAACAATACCTGTCGTCAAAGTATAAACTCAAGCAACAATAGCCAGTGTCTGAAAATCCATTCTCATACCCCCAAGAATAACTATAAGCTTTGATTCTGCTCACAGTTTTCAAGAGTCTCTTCTCTTTCAGCTTTGTATTCTCTTTGAACTGACCTCCTCCCCTGTTGGCCCATTTATTTCTCATTGTGTCGAcaatgtattgaaaaattgtgaagaCAAATATTCTGATGCATACCCAAATGTGTGTCATGAAAGTAGATGTAGGAATATATCCTATCAAAGTACATGTACCTATATTGGTCAGGCGTGATTACGACTCCTTGActaattgataattaaaccTGCAATACACATATCTCTGACATGAGATCACATACTTGAGATAATGAAGAAAGCAGGCTCcttcattttctcatttaatACTTACTATAGAGAAGTTAGGGTTCAGTCTTTGAATATGGCAAACACCTTTTTCGCAGTACTTACAATCACACCGACAGActgaataaattcattattgGAATGGACAGTGAACCTAAGCTGTGATGTACTAATGTGAGATCTTCGACTTAGCTAGGctcaattaattgaaaaatgccATAAACTGTACCAGAAGCCTTATTTTTAGTTCACGTACTCAAATATAATGATGTTTGAGAAACACTATTGTGGAATTATTTTGCTTTAACTGTGGCAGGGATCTTCCAAATCTGGAGATAAAAAGTTAATCTACtgagacaaaaataaaatattttaagagAATTGACTATGTAATCTcttatttataatgaaataccAAGTCTTTTGAACATCTGAAATCACGTCTTGTTCAGAACAGTGTAAATACTAAATATTGCGTAATGATTCCTCTAATCGTAATATGAAAAAGATTCATGACTATCTTTGACCTCtgtatttacttttgaaaaaaatttaatcgttTAATGAGATGCATGGATTATTCACAGGGTAAAGTCTACCTTTTTGACAAAGTATTCAAACCAAATGCAACGCAGGAGAAAGTTTATAATGAGGCTGCAAAGTCGATTGTCTCCGATGTCCTGGCCGGATATAACGGGACAATTTTTGCTTATGGGCAAACATCATCAGGTAGATAATCTAAAAATGATATTAGCTTCTAATTTTCAATCGAGAGTAATATATATAGAAGTAATCAGATTTCGAAAATAGCTACAACATTTTGGAATTTCATATTGTACTTCGAAAATTTTACTgcgttatgaaaaaattgagacgtgtatattttcacatctcgattgaaattaattttttcaagtgaCACCAACGTCGAACCAAGTTAAAGTATGAGACTGAAATAGATAACGTTAATGTAATGAAacatcgagaaaaaaatcattatcatGCAATTttagaaatgaatttcacGGACTTGACTTTGCAAAATAAGAGTATGATTTCTTTATCACGATTTACTAAATGTCAGGTATTTTTAAAGGCGCAAAGTAAAGATTTTTCCGAAACATGCATTGTTATAGTAACATTAGTAACTTAACACTCATGACAAAGCTCTAAGCTTACATACTCATTTCGTTCTTTTTGgtaatattgtttttattatctGTTATTGTTGAGAAAACACAATTGTTGTGCGGTATCAAAACTCGTGCTTTCTGTGTGCataaatgtatgaaatttttgataatttttcaggaAAAACCCACACAATGGAGGGAGTCATCGGCGATCCAAACAAACAGGGCATTATTCCTCGCATTGTTAATGATATATTCAATCATATTTATGCTATGGAAGAAAATCTTGAATTTCATATTAAGGtctcatattttgaaatctatATGGACAAGATTCGAGATCTTTTAGATGGTAATTTTGcgttacattattataacACAAATTTGTCTtacataaacaaaaaatatcataaatttttatctaattttcatttcacggtAATGGTTTGTGATATTTAAAATGCTTTTCAGTTTCTAAGGTGAACCTTAGTGTTCATGAAGACAAAAATCGTGTACCTTTTGTGAAAGGAGCAACTGAAAGATTTGTTTCAAGTCCCGAAGAAGTATTTGAAGTTATTGAAGAGGGAAAATCGAATCGGCACATAGCTGTGACAAACATGAATGAACACAGTTCCAGATCACATTCCGTTTTCCTAATAAACGTAAAGCAGGAGAACCtggaaaatcaaaaaaaactttccgGCAAATTGTACCTTGTCGATCTTGCTGGATCTGAAAAAGTATGATTCAAAATAGGCCTTGCAACATGCATGATGTAGATCTTGAATaatcacaatatttttctgGGTAGGTCTCTAAAACTGGTGCTGAAGGTACCGTACTAGACGAGGCAAAGAATATTAACAAATCACTATCTGCTTTGGGTAATGTCATTTCCGCTCTTGCTGATGGCAACAAAACGCACATCCCTTACCGAGATTCGAAGTTAACAAGAATCTTACAAGAATCTTTGGGAGGCAATGCCCGAACTACCATTATTATCTGCTGTTCCCCTGCCAGCTTTAACGAATCAGAAACCAAGTCTACGTTAGACTTTGGTAGGTAACAAAACTCACCCCTTTAGTTATAAATTCCTTCTGCACTTGCTCATAATTCACATCGTTTTCAGGTAAACGTGCAAAGACTATCAAGAATGTTGTTTGCGTTAATGAGGAACTGACTGCTGAAGAATGGAAACGACGATACGAACGTGAGAAGGAAAAGACGGCAAGACTTAAGGGAAAAGTGGAGAAATTAGAAGCCGAACTGTCCAGATGGCGACAGGGTGAAACTGTAAAGGTCGAAGAACAAGTCAGTCTTGTCGAAGGACCTGATGTTACCACACCAGTCGCTCCAATTATTGAAAGTAAGAACCCATTTAGTTCTAATTCTCTGATTAATTGTGATGAATGTCCATTCAATTTACCTGCCAATAGTGATATGAATATTCATAACTATAATCAAGTTTAAATACACGTTAAGTAAAAAGAATGaatacttggaaaaattatggGTACGACAGTGAATAACCATCCTGTAAATACATTATCATATAAAATGCCAGTTTTGTGTACtagcagtttttttttgtcttcgtAAGCATATTCATACTTATTTGATTATAAAGTATGCAGCTGCAGAAGTTTCttactgtaaatttttcactcgttaAAACAGCCAAAATTGACGATGGTCCCGTGCCAGCAACTCCTGGTGGCGGTTTAATGGCTGGATCGTTATCTAATGAGGAGCGACAGAAGCTAGAGGAAGAGCGTGAAAGATTGTACCAGCAGTTAGATGACaaagatgaagaaataaatcagcATTCGCAGTATGTTGAGAAGCTGAAAGAGCAAATGGAAGAACAGGAAGAGTTAATTGCCTGCACCAGACGTGATTATGAGCAACTTCAGCAGGAAATGAACAGAATCCAACAAGAAAATGAAAGTGCCAAAGAAGAGGTGAAAGAAGTCCTTCAAGCTCTTGAGGAATTAGCTGTTAATTACGACCAAAAATCTCAGGAGGTATGTATtgtatgtttattattattagctGACAAAAGGTTATAACGTATTTGTGTTGAATAGGTCGAAACGAAGAATAAAGAGCATGAAGCTTTGTCAGAAGAGCTTCTTGCCAAACAGGCAGCTTTGAACACAACTGCTTCGGAGTTACAACAACTAAGAGACATGTCGGCTCACCAACGTAAACGTATCACAGAGATGCTAGCCAATCTTCTAAAAGACTTGGGAGAAATTGGTGTAGCTATTGGTGGTGATGAAAATCTTAAGGTGAATTAATTTAAAGATTTGCACCCATTTCAAAGATTGAGTTCTACTGGAGcatgatgtattttttctcatgaTTTGTCGTCACCCAAATATAGCGGATGAGTTCATTGATGGATTATAAACTTATTCACTTATCACAGGGAAAAATTTAGATCACATGATGGGCATAACTCCCAAAGTCTGTTCGAGCTAATTTCTCAAATGATGTCATTCCTATGCTTTTATTCTCTGCAAGAGTTTTTCACTTGataattattgtaacaattttcGTCCGGGTGAATAATTTTAGGGAAAAAGTACATGataattattgtaacaatttttgtttggaaaaataatttcaggaaaaaagCACATGATTGTTCAAATCGCGTCAAATGTGATGAGACTGCATAGCTGTTTATACTCTGCAAAAGTGCCGCTATGTGCATTGCAATTAATAGTtctgatatttgaaaattctgctCACAATCcggttttgtaattttaaattctaatTGGACCATTACATAGTTACGATATCTTGATTTTGTAATTGATTTGTCTGTAACATCTCATTACAGTTGAGCATGAATTTTTTAGGTAATATTTGCAGTTGAAACTTTTACTTACGGTCACTGATACATGACActtaatataaatttacatatttaattatagGTTACTCCAGATAGCAATGGTAAGCTAGAAGAAGAATTTACGGTAGCTAGAGTGTACATCAGCAAAATGAAATCCGAGGTCAAGAATTTAGTCCAACGTTGCCAAGGTCTTGAAAGTTTCCAAACCGATTGCAACAAAAAAGTAAGTTTTTGCGAAATTATTGAATCTGTAATATCCACATCCTGTAATAACTAAATTCAGAAACAAGAtcatgtatgaaattttttctgttcctTTTATAGCTTTGTAGAATTTTAAATATCAAATTGTGAATCTTATAGGTTTCGGACTACGAAAAAGACTTGGGTGAGTGCCGACTATTGATATCTCAACATGAAGCTCGAATGCAGACACTTACGGAATCGATGAAAGAAGCTGATGCCCGTAAACGTGCCTTGGAAGAAGATGTTGATGCATTACGTGAGGAATGTGCTAAGCTCAAGGCTGCTGAACAGGTGCAAGCAGTCAGCAATAAAGAAAAGGCAGAAGAACAGGAAGCAGCTACTAAGATGAGAGTGGCTCTTGAAGAACAAATGGATCAACTTCGAGGGGCACATCAAAAACAAGTACAATATTCTATCATTATTTCCATCGTGAAATTTCGTCTAAAAGTTCGACAACTTGTTTAGaatctataaatatttttatctgcTTGCAGTAGCAATTGCCACTACAATCTTCAATACATTTCCAGCAAATACTTACTTTtgaatatgcatatattttagGTTGCCTCTCTGAGAGATGAGATATCAGATAAGCAACGGCTTATTGCAGAGTTGAAGGATATGAACCAGAAGTTCACATTAGCCCATCACCAAATGCAATGTGATTACGAAAGATTGAAACAAGAAGAAGCTGATAAATCCGTTAAATTGCAAGAGCTTGTGTTGATGAATGAGCGTCGTGAACAGGTATATTTCTTTCTTGCTCaaacatttaaatttaaaGTAATTCAGGATAGTTTGTATGGAATatttggtaatttttattcccttTGTGATATCCAGGCCAGGAAGGATCTGAAGGGTCTCGAAGAGACTGTTTCAAAAGAATTACAAACATTGCACAATTTGCGCAAATTGTTCGTTCAAGATTTACAAGCCAGAATCAAGAAGTCTCTGACTGTCGAAGACAACGAGGACGATGGAGGATCCCTTgcgcaaaaacaaaaaatatctttccTTGAGAACAACTTGGACCAATTAACCAAGGTAATTAATTACTACTGCTTCAAATAAAAAGTTTAGTgtaaacataattattttgaatgatTGAAGACTTatggaaaatttataacagGTGCACAAACAATTGGTACGCGATAATGCTGATCTACGATGTGAATTACCAAAACTGGAAAAACGGTTAAAAGCCACACTGGACCGAGTGAAGGCATTAGAAACTGCATTACGAGATGCCAAAGAAGGTGCTATGCGAGACCGAAAACGTTACCAGTATGAAGTTGACAGGATTAAGGAGGCTGTgcggcaaaagaatttcgctCGTCGAGGACCGAGCGCACAGATTGCTAAGCCAATTCGAGCTGGTCAGCACCACATGGGTACAGGGAACAACCCTGTCATCAGAACGGGAAATAGGGGTAAGATAAATTCCAATTAATGATATTCACCTGTTTTATAAGTTTGCAAAACACCCTCATGTTGCGTCTCCTAGTCATTTTATATGAACAATGTCAAActtctgtgaaaaatttgtaattattttatactcgatataatcaataacaatTCATGTTCCTCGTGTTTCAGAAAATGAGCGTAAGACCGCTTCGATTCATgacgaaaagagaagaataacAGATGTgggtataatttataatacataagGTGCTAACAAATGATAAGTCCATAGAGATGTACTGTATCTGGGGAAAGCGCCGTT is a window encoding:
- the LOC124298995 gene encoding kinesin heavy chain, with the translated sequence MATDQPREREIAAEDSIKVVCRFRPLNDSEEKAGSKFVVKFPSGGEENCISIGGKVYLFDKVFKPNATQEKVYNEAAKSIVSDVLAGYNGTIFAYGQTSSGKTHTMEGVIGDPNKQGIIPRIVNDIFNHIYAMEENLEFHIKVSYFEIYMDKIRDLLDVSKVNLSVHEDKNRVPFVKGATERFVSSPEEVFEVIEEGKSNRHIAVTNMNEHSSRSHSVFLINVKQENLENQKKLSGKLYLVDLAGSEKVSKTGAEGTVLDEAKNINKSLSALGNVISALADGNKTHIPYRDSKLTRILQESLGGNARTTIIICCSPASFNESETKSTLDFGKRAKTIKNVVCVNEELTAEEWKRRYEREKEKTARLKGKVEKLEAELSRWRQGETVKVEEQVSLVEGPDVTTPVAPIIETKIDDGPVPATPGGGLMAGSLSNEERQKLEEERERLYQQLDDKDEEINQHSQYVEKLKEQMEEQEELIACTRRDYEQLQQEMNRIQQENESAKEEVKEVLQALEELAVNYDQKSQEVETKNKEHEALSEELLAKQAALNTTASELQQLRDMSAHQRKRITEMLANLLKDLGEIGVAIGGDENLKVTPDSNGKLEEEFTVARVYISKMKSEVKNLVQRCQGLESFQTDCNKKVSDYEKDLGECRLLISQHEARMQTLTESMKEADARKRALEEDVDALREECAKLKAAEQVQAVSNKEKAEEQEAATKMRVALEEQMDQLRGAHQKQVASLRDEISDKQRLIAELKDMNQKFTLAHHQMQCDYERLKQEEADKSVKLQELVLMNERREQARKDLKGLEETVSKELQTLHNLRKLFVQDLQARIKKSLTVEDNEDDGGSLAQKQKISFLENNLDQLTKVHKQLVRDNADLRCELPKLEKRLKATLDRVKALETALRDAKEGAMRDRKRYQYEVDRIKEAVRQKNFARRGPSAQIAKPIRAGQHHMGTGNNPVIRTGNRENERKTASIHDEKRRITDVGIIYNT